Proteins from a genomic interval of Nitrospina gracilis Nb-211:
- a CDS encoding phospholipase D family protein: MANLNFLFQALTPSNHAEAVKQILSLNKPKEIIFSVAFVREEGLMELEKNIKPLSKITKIYFGIRNEITSVQAINRLLDIGVQLFAVDTASRTQIFHPKVYLAYSDLNAKIIIGSANLTFGGIYNNIEVSTLIDLNLNQSSDKKFLHEATDIFSNLNKKFPNHIFEIKNRKQTKELLNQGRLVDEKTKIIPRKTNSGGKGERDQLSPMKLHSKPRPKIRPTSQTSKKKKPASPQKTDTLNSEYNLVWESGELTRRDINIPKSTKTHSTGSMGLKKGKLEGVDHRHYFREEVFANLNWRIEKEGSKWERARANFELIIKNVNYGIFNLMLSHNTDKSSATYKQKNFMTHINWGPILKYVAKHDLLGRYLFLYASQSDPEHFLIEID; this comes from the coding sequence ATGGCAAACCTAAATTTTCTATTTCAAGCTTTAACTCCCTCAAACCATGCTGAGGCTGTTAAACAAATTTTAAGTTTAAACAAGCCAAAGGAAATTATTTTTAGTGTTGCATTCGTTCGTGAAGAAGGTTTGATGGAATTAGAAAAAAATATCAAACCTCTCTCAAAAATAACTAAAATTTACTTTGGAATTAGAAATGAAATAACTTCCGTTCAAGCTATCAATAGACTTTTGGATATTGGCGTACAATTATTCGCTGTTGATACAGCATCTAGGACTCAAATATTTCATCCGAAAGTTTACTTAGCCTACTCCGATTTGAATGCCAAAATAATAATTGGAAGCGCAAATTTAACTTTTGGAGGAATATATAATAATATCGAGGTCAGCACATTAATTGACTTGAACTTAAATCAATCTTCCGATAAAAAATTTCTTCATGAAGCAACAGATATATTCTCAAATTTAAATAAAAAATTCCCCAATCATATTTTTGAAATTAAAAACAGAAAACAAACTAAAGAATTACTTAATCAAGGAAGATTAGTAGATGAAAAAACTAAAATTATTCCTCGAAAAACCAATTCGGGCGGAAAGGGAGAACGAGATCAACTTTCTCCAATGAAGCTCCATTCAAAACCACGCCCCAAAATTAGGCCAACTTCACAAACAAGCAAAAAAAAGAAACCAGCATCCCCCCAAAAAACCGACACACTGAATTCTGAATATAATCTTGTTTGGGAAAGTGGAGAATTAACCAGGAGAGATATTAATATCCCTAAAAGCACAAAGACTCATTCAACGGGTTCTATGGGTTTAAAAAAAGGAAAATTGGAAGGCGTAGATCATCGGCATTATTTCAGGGAAGAAGTTTTTGCAAATTTGAATTGGCGCATAGAGAAAGAAGGATCGAAATGGGAAAGGGCTAGGGCAAATTTTGAATTAATTATTAAAAATGTCAATTACGGAATTTTTAATCTTATGCTTTCCCATAACACAGATAAAAGTTCTGCAACCTATAAACAGAAAAACTTCATGACCCACATTAATTGGGGACCTATTTTGAAGTACGTGGCAAAACACGATTTGTTGGGGCGGTATCTCTTTCTTTATGCAAGCCAAAGCGACCCCGAACATTTTTTAATTGAAATTGATTAA
- a CDS encoding N-6 DNA methylase has protein sequence MNFIENESAQKLRGGYFTPLDIAIFVSEWVKEISPKNILEPSCGDGVFFEAFSKVMPLDKLNITGFELYKEDAFKARRRLKGPSKFNIKVHAEDYLGWAIKQILSPRLSFDAVVGNPPFIRYQYLPEEFQDKAEKIFKILKLPFTKHTNAWVPFVLSSVELLRPGGRLAMVLPAEIIHIMHAQSLRSYLGSTCSRLLLIDPEEIWFENTLQGAVILLAEKKVKSTDYGYGLGISKVSGKGFLKTDPCNLFNKAPRINGRTILEKWTGALLTNSERHLFQQIIELPEIYKFKDLADVDVGIVTGANKFFLVNDETVRKYNLLNWAYPMFGRSDHCDGVIYDKKQHEHNSRLNIPNNFIWLREEKSKFDKNVNSYIELGEKENLPSRYKCRIRNPWYTVPSVYSTKVAMLKRAHDYHRLILNKLEAFTTDTAYRIKTKSCEPTKIVYCYVNCLTALSAELEGRHYGGGVLELVPSEIEKLIIPYPKKIRPKVRELDGLVRNLNSVELLEKQSNVVLSSLGLTRNDQHQLLTAWLRLKNRRQRAKG, from the coding sequence ATGAATTTTATTGAAAATGAAAGTGCTCAAAAGCTTCGCGGCGGGTACTTTACCCCGTTAGATATAGCTATTTTTGTATCAGAATGGGTTAAGGAAATAAGCCCTAAAAACATTTTAGAGCCTAGTTGCGGTGACGGTGTTTTCTTTGAAGCGTTTTCAAAAGTAATGCCTCTAGATAAATTAAATATTACAGGTTTCGAGCTTTATAAAGAGGATGCTTTTAAAGCGAGGCGGCGATTAAAAGGACCTTCAAAATTTAATATAAAAGTGCATGCCGAGGATTATTTAGGATGGGCAATAAAGCAAATTTTAAGCCCTCGTTTATCTTTTGATGCGGTTGTGGGCAACCCACCTTTTATTCGGTACCAATATTTACCCGAGGAATTTCAAGATAAAGCCGAGAAAATTTTCAAAATATTAAAGTTACCTTTCACAAAGCACACAAATGCTTGGGTCCCTTTTGTTTTATCGTCCGTGGAATTATTACGGCCAGGGGGACGCTTAGCAATGGTTTTGCCCGCTGAGATAATTCATATAATGCATGCGCAGTCGTTAAGAAGCTATTTAGGTTCTACTTGTAGTCGTTTGTTATTAATTGATCCAGAAGAGATTTGGTTTGAAAATACATTGCAGGGGGCAGTTATTCTTTTGGCTGAAAAAAAAGTAAAGTCAACTGATTATGGTTATGGTTTAGGAATTTCAAAAGTTAGTGGGAAAGGATTTCTAAAAACCGATCCTTGTAATTTATTTAATAAGGCACCCAGAATAAATGGCAGGACTATTTTAGAAAAATGGACGGGTGCATTGCTTACAAATTCGGAAAGGCACCTTTTTCAGCAAATTATTGAATTGCCTGAGATATATAAGTTTAAAGATCTCGCAGATGTTGATGTTGGGATTGTTACAGGCGCAAACAAGTTTTTTTTGGTAAATGATGAAACTGTAAGGAAATATAATCTTTTAAACTGGGCCTATCCAATGTTTGGAAGGAGTGACCATTGTGACGGGGTTATATATGATAAAAAGCAACACGAACACAATTCTCGCCTAAACATTCCAAATAATTTCATTTGGTTAAGAGAGGAGAAGAGCAAATTCGATAAGAATGTTAATTCATACATAGAGCTTGGAGAGAAAGAAAACCTGCCAAGTCGATACAAATGCCGTATAAGAAATCCGTGGTATACAGTTCCGTCGGTATATTCAACTAAAGTTGCTATGCTTAAGCGCGCGCACGATTACCATCGTTTAATATTAAATAAATTAGAAGCTTTTACAACCGATACAGCTTATAGAATAAAAACAAAATCCTGTGAGCCAACTAAAATTGTATATTGTTATGTTAATTGTTTGACAGCATTGAGTGCTGAGTTGGAAGGAAGACATTATGGTGGTGGGGTTTTGGAACTTGTGCCGTCAGAAATTGAAAAGCTAATAATACCTTACCCAAAAAAAATTAGGCCCAAGGTTCGAGAGCTTGATGGTTTAGTTAGAAACCTTAATTCTGTTGAGCTTTTAGAAAAGCAAAGCAATGTGGTTTTATCTTCTTTGGGATTAACAAGAAATGATCAACATCAGCTCCTAACGGCTTGGTTACGCTTAAAGAATAGAAGGCAACGTGCAAAAGGTTAA
- a CDS encoding tyrosine-type recombinase/integrase: MAKQGRARVLSEHEFRRVVRNQKGEKHGFRNIALLHFSFYLGLRAKEMASLKIVDVMDDEGRLKEEIVLRKHMTKGEKVRTVYLTNTKVKKALKVYLDHRRKVEKTLFPNSHLFRSQISGKFSPNTMQMLFSNMYESVGIYGASSHSGRRSFATRLLEQGVGIKSVQTLLGHSSITTTSIYAEDNPRLLANISKNLKI; this comes from the coding sequence ATGGCGAAACAAGGACGAGCGAGAGTACTCAGTGAGCATGAATTTCGACGTGTGGTCAGAAACCAAAAAGGCGAAAAACATGGTTTCCGCAATATTGCCCTGCTTCATTTTTCGTTCTACCTAGGGTTAAGAGCTAAAGAGATGGCGAGTTTAAAAATCGTGGATGTGATGGACGACGAGGGCAGGTTGAAAGAGGAGATTGTGTTGCGTAAACACATGACCAAAGGGGAAAAGGTGCGTACGGTTTATCTAACCAATACCAAGGTTAAGAAAGCTTTAAAGGTCTACTTGGATCACCGGCGGAAGGTGGAAAAGACATTATTCCCGAACAGTCATCTATTTCGAAGTCAGATTTCGGGAAAATTTTCACCGAATACCATGCAAATGCTATTTTCAAATATGTATGAGAGTGTCGGGATTTATGGTGCATCCAGTCATAGCGGCCGGAGGAGCTTTGCGACACGGTTGTTGGAACAAGGTGTTGGTATTAAGTCAGTACAAACGCTTTTAGGTCATTCCAGTATCACCACTACTTCCATCTATGCTGAGGACAATCCGCGTCTGCTGGCGAATATTTCGAAGAATTTGAAGATATAA
- a CDS encoding tyrosine-type recombinase/integrase, with amino-acid sequence MERIRFRDGNVYLYKRENSRRWQARIKLKNGKWKRISTKQANLKDASEIACNLHDEYRVLQKHNVVLESRRFVDAARISIKEMEQELQAGYGKKSYLDYIQAINRYFIPYFGNTLIANIDFTAIKKFDLWRNEQVKRRLKHSTLNNHNSALKRVFNVAVDRGWINAYQVPELRNKGERSQRRPNFSWDEIKKLCRFMREWAKEGRTEKSNMMRELLQDYVLILIQTGMRHGTETASLKWKHIEEFSHNGTAFLRFWVNGKTGKRELIAKHNVRRYLKRIKKRFGKVSGEENVFRLSNGESTKCLDGTFNILMKESGLMFDRHGNRRTLYSLRHTYATFQILKGIDLHRLARNMGTSIGMLEAHYSHLTPTMAAKDLAGR; translated from the coding sequence ATGGAACGAATCCGTTTTAGAGACGGCAATGTATATCTCTATAAACGGGAGAATAGTCGAAGATGGCAGGCACGAATTAAGCTTAAAAATGGTAAATGGAAAAGAATCTCGACCAAACAAGCCAACCTAAAAGACGCCTCCGAAATAGCATGTAATTTACACGATGAATATCGTGTGCTTCAAAAGCATAATGTTGTTCTAGAATCCCGCCGATTTGTAGATGCTGCCAGAATCTCCATCAAGGAGATGGAGCAAGAATTACAAGCTGGCTATGGAAAGAAAAGTTACTTGGATTATATTCAAGCAATAAATCGCTATTTCATCCCCTATTTCGGAAATACCCTGATCGCAAATATAGATTTTACTGCCATAAAGAAATTTGATTTGTGGCGAAATGAACAAGTCAAGCGCCGGCTTAAGCATTCAACGCTCAACAACCATAATTCGGCATTAAAGAGAGTATTCAATGTAGCCGTCGATAGAGGTTGGATCAACGCTTATCAGGTCCCTGAATTGAGGAACAAAGGCGAGCGTAGTCAAAGGCGACCAAATTTTAGTTGGGATGAAATTAAGAAACTTTGTCGGTTTATGAGGGAATGGGCAAAAGAGGGCCGAACTGAAAAATCTAACATGATGCGGGAATTATTGCAGGATTATGTATTGATCTTGATTCAGACTGGAATGAGGCATGGTACAGAGACCGCTAGTCTGAAATGGAAGCATATAGAGGAGTTCAGTCATAATGGGACGGCCTTTTTGAGATTCTGGGTGAATGGGAAGACGGGAAAACGTGAGCTGATAGCCAAACACAACGTTAGGAGATATTTAAAGCGGATAAAAAAGAGATTTGGCAAGGTTTCAGGTGAAGAAAATGTCTTTCGACTTAGCAATGGAGAAAGTACCAAATGCCTTGACGGAACTTTTAATATTTTAATGAAAGAATCTGGGTTGATGTTTGATAGGCATGGCAACAGAAGAACTTTGTATAGTCTCAGACATACCTATGCAACTTTTCAGATTTTAAAGGGTATCGATTTGCACAGGTTGGCGAGAAATATGGGAACCAGTATTGGAATGTTAGAGGCCCATTATAGTCATTTAACCCCTACAATGGCGGCAAAGGATTTGGCGGGTAGGTGA
- a CDS encoding Spy/CpxP family protein refolding chaperone gives MRHFVSSIPRVLVYGFALPLLLTGTVTLAAASPEEGSNTEGQMKSPHGYTHGSPHGTSPHGSGYSGHHGKEEGSGKGYEHGEGYSHGSKGYGHGYKKGHGSYGHGGGHHGDRDPFSHLLKFAKPLGLTEDQLKTISDKQFEYQKKSVQLHAEHRIAHMELEKLVHSGEFDESAIRNVGERMKTVKAASIQLMIDAKIALLQVLTDDQRKKIGGLHHGG, from the coding sequence ATGCGCCATTTCGTTTCATCCATTCCCCGCGTTCTCGTTTACGGATTCGCCTTGCCCCTGTTGCTGACCGGGACGGTCACCCTGGCCGCGGCCAGCCCGGAAGAAGGCAGTAATACCGAAGGTCAAATGAAATCGCCGCACGGCTACACCCACGGCTCGCCGCATGGCACCTCTCCGCATGGATCGGGTTACTCCGGCCACCATGGCAAGGAAGAGGGCAGTGGCAAGGGCTACGAACACGGCGAGGGCTACAGCCACGGATCGAAAGGGTATGGCCACGGTTATAAAAAAGGTCATGGCAGTTACGGTCATGGCGGCGGACACCACGGCGACCGCGATCCGTTCTCGCATCTCCTGAAATTCGCCAAACCGCTGGGACTCACTGAGGATCAGTTGAAAACCATCAGCGACAAGCAGTTTGAGTACCAGAAGAAAAGTGTGCAACTGCATGCCGAGCACCGCATCGCGCACATGGAACTGGAGAAACTGGTGCACAGCGGTGAGTTCGACGAAAGCGCCATCCGCAACGTCGGCGAGCGCATGAAGACGGTGAAGGCGGCCTCGATCCAGTTGATGATCGACGCCAAGATCGCTCTGCTTCAGGTATTGACCGACGACCAGCGCAAGAAGATCGGCGGCCTGCACCACGGCGGCTGA
- a CDS encoding acyl-CoA dehydrogenase family protein, with product MSYAVSAQKDLLTMMYGDETHIEMLDAFAKLVEERVLPAEMATEVARAANPLHEFRSQLLAEDTLDKNAVEAVYEKARSKRKVPDNVFQQIVESGLTAMPFAEELGGLGLPFPLFIAFLETLGKASPSIGVRYAISNTVAEGLKFNYHAGRLSDYGRSILEALVSGEHLAAFCLTEASASGSNIMQEMATRAVLNGGGSEYTLTGNKFWITNAESATVFGVFARTSKDPRHGVSLFMVERAQEGCRTGQVFEKYVVENSSFGEIVFNEVKLPPDHMVGQEGFGMDYAMRMLNSGRITIAALATGLAQRVFEEYLEVAIEGKKTAGRHLIEYDRTKAKVAELSTEINAARDMTYRAAWMKDQYDKNSNDGDLLARYVIAANSAKLKAAAVAQKACTYLIQIWGASSVVKENRAMKHYLDSWLYYFGEAVPEVLENTLSRMEVKRYKVKKGLQD from the coding sequence ATGAGCTACGCCGTCAGCGCGCAGAAAGACCTCTTGACCATGATGTATGGGGACGAGACGCATATTGAGATGCTCGACGCCTTCGCCAAGCTGGTGGAGGAACGCGTGCTTCCGGCGGAGATGGCGACGGAAGTGGCGCGCGCCGCCAATCCATTGCACGAGTTTCGTTCGCAACTGCTGGCCGAGGACACGCTCGATAAAAACGCGGTGGAGGCGGTGTACGAAAAAGCCCGATCGAAACGCAAGGTGCCGGACAACGTGTTCCAGCAGATCGTGGAATCCGGCCTCACCGCCATGCCATTTGCCGAGGAGCTCGGCGGACTCGGCCTGCCGTTTCCCTTGTTCATCGCATTCCTGGAAACGCTCGGCAAGGCGTCGCCCAGCATCGGCGTGCGCTATGCCATCTCCAACACGGTAGCGGAGGGTTTGAAGTTCAACTACCACGCGGGACGCTTGTCCGATTACGGCCGGAGCATCCTGGAAGCGCTGGTCTCCGGCGAGCATCTGGCGGCGTTCTGCCTGACCGAGGCGTCGGCGTCGGGCTCCAACATCATGCAGGAGATGGCGACGCGCGCGGTGCTGAACGGCGGCGGCAGTGAATACACGCTGACCGGCAACAAGTTCTGGATCACCAACGCCGAGTCGGCGACGGTGTTCGGCGTGTTCGCACGCACGTCGAAGGACCCGCGCCACGGCGTAAGCCTGTTTATGGTCGAGCGTGCGCAGGAAGGGTGCCGCACGGGACAGGTGTTCGAGAAGTATGTGGTGGAAAATTCCTCGTTCGGCGAGATCGTTTTCAATGAAGTGAAACTGCCGCCGGACCACATGGTCGGGCAGGAAGGCTTCGGCATGGACTACGCCATGCGCATGCTCAACTCCGGCCGCATCACCATCGCCGCCCTGGCGACGGGCCTGGCGCAACGCGTGTTCGAGGAATACCTGGAGGTGGCGATCGAAGGCAAGAAGACTGCCGGGCGGCACTTGATCGAGTACGACCGCACCAAGGCGAAAGTGGCCGAGCTTTCGACGGAAATCAACGCGGCGCGCGACATGACCTACCGCGCGGCGTGGATGAAGGATCAGTACGACAAGAATTCCAACGATGGCGACTTGCTTGCACGTTACGTCATCGCCGCCAACAGCGCCAAGCTGAAAGCGGCGGCGGTGGCGCAGAAGGCGTGCACTTACCTCATCCAGATCTGGGGGGCGAGTTCGGTGGTCAAGGAAAACCGGGCGATGAAGCATTACCTCGACTCGTGGTTGTATTACTTCGGCGAGGCGGTGCCGGAAGTTTTGGAAAACACGCTGTCGCGCATGGAAGTGAAACGCTATAAAGTAAAAAAAGGATTACAGGATTGA
- a CDS encoding 3-hydroxyacyl-CoA dehydrogenase family protein: MIPKIVGVVGAGQMGSGIAQVLAEAGLGVLLYDAAPRQIQKGIETIRRRLEKAVASNEIPKGQMQSTVDRVIGVKGLKEFCDAEFIIEAVVEDEGEKKILFEGLGDIASPSTILASNTSSIPITELAAVARHPEKVIGFHFMNPPFLMPGLEIVRGLLTSDATFVAAHELARHLGRQVVVSKDRAGFVVNRMLMPMINEAVMLVGEGTASIEDIDRGGVACLNHPMGPLALSDTIGNDTTHHILSVMQKEHGERFRPAPLLTRLVEAGMFGRKSSAGFYEWQGNLIQRVNPRVLEFKNAG, translated from the coding sequence ATGATTCCAAAAATCGTGGGCGTTGTGGGAGCGGGGCAGATGGGAAGCGGCATCGCTCAGGTGCTGGCGGAGGCCGGCCTGGGCGTTCTCCTTTACGATGCCGCGCCCAGGCAAATTCAGAAAGGAATCGAAACCATCCGCCGCAGGCTGGAAAAGGCGGTGGCTTCGAATGAAATCCCGAAGGGACAGATGCAGAGCACGGTGGACCGGGTGATTGGGGTCAAGGGGCTCAAGGAGTTCTGCGACGCGGAGTTCATCATCGAGGCGGTGGTGGAAGACGAGGGCGAAAAGAAAATCCTGTTCGAGGGACTGGGAGACATCGCCTCGCCCTCCACCATTCTGGCGTCGAACACGTCGTCCATTCCCATCACCGAGTTGGCGGCGGTGGCGCGCCATCCGGAAAAGGTAATCGGGTTTCATTTCATGAACCCGCCGTTTCTCATGCCCGGGTTGGAGATCGTGCGCGGCCTGTTGACTTCCGATGCCACGTTCGTCGCGGCTCATGAACTGGCCAGGCACTTGGGCAGGCAGGTGGTGGTGTCGAAAGACCGCGCGGGGTTTGTGGTCAACCGCATGCTGATGCCGATGATCAACGAAGCCGTGATGCTCGTGGGCGAGGGCACGGCGTCGATCGAAGATATAGACCGCGGAGGGGTGGCCTGTCTCAACCATCCGATGGGGCCTTTGGCCCTGTCGGATACCATCGGCAACGACACGACGCATCACATTCTATCGGTGATGCAGAAGGAGCACGGCGAGCGGTTTCGTCCGGCGCCGTTGCTCACGAGGTTGGTGGAGGCAGGGATGTTCGGCAGAAAATCGTCTGCCGGATTTTATGAATGGCAGGGCAACCTGATCCAGCGCGTCAACCCGAGAGTGCTGGAATTCAAAAACGCGGGGTGA
- a CDS encoding thiolase C-terminal domain-containing protein, giving the protein MAGSLQRNVVLVSGGKVDHFAKANPDLMFYEMTMQAVREAVTDLGLKPKEFRSLLKERGGVIISHFADHFAGQLLGEALTRDYLGLNPVEAYRVVGGGATGGLGVQAAIEKVASGRADIVLAVGYEKMSEVDTFQGNEFIALASDTVTDFPNGGFYPLYYAAMAQAYLDTFVGKTVSAKDLRAAFSKIAVMMRNNAQYNRRAQTSHENPYATASTRGFITIDQVEQSGIVATPSYRLDCCLMTDGASAVIVATEELAKEFTDKPVRVTGLGNGTDCMRTGERPRLKGGLIKENLLLPHEENDPERVAYYESLVYPGLHSFRAGRWAAKKAYEMAGIRTDPLEYFDLIEIHDAFVISVVQTMEDLGMVPYGHACHLFNELPLTDGRVPINPKIGGERGLYVNPSGGLIGQMHGVGATGNVQAVDVLWQMQGKIKEKYGHAEAQVPDVKRALFHSHAGTGSDITVTTVEKGW; this is encoded by the coding sequence ATGGCCGGATCATTACAACGCAACGTGGTGCTTGTCTCCGGCGGCAAGGTGGATCACTTCGCCAAAGCCAACCCGGATTTGATGTTTTATGAAATGACCATGCAGGCGGTGCGGGAGGCCGTGACCGACCTCGGCCTCAAGCCGAAAGAGTTCCGCTCCCTGCTCAAGGAGCGCGGCGGGGTGATCATCAGCCATTTTGCCGATCACTTTGCCGGCCAGTTGCTGGGTGAGGCGTTGACGCGCGACTACCTTGGCCTCAACCCGGTGGAGGCGTACCGCGTGGTGGGCGGCGGCGCCACCGGGGGACTGGGTGTGCAGGCGGCAATTGAAAAGGTGGCTTCCGGCCGGGCCGACATCGTGCTCGCCGTCGGCTACGAAAAAATGTCGGAAGTGGATACGTTTCAGGGAAACGAGTTCATCGCGCTGGCGTCGGACACGGTGACGGATTTCCCCAACGGCGGATTTTACCCCCTTTACTACGCGGCGATGGCGCAGGCCTACCTCGATACCTTCGTCGGCAAAACCGTCTCGGCGAAAGACCTGCGCGCGGCGTTTTCCAAAATCGCGGTGATGATGCGCAACAACGCGCAGTACAATCGCCGGGCCCAGACATCGCACGAAAATCCATACGCCACCGCCTCGACCAGAGGCTTCATCACCATTGACCAGGTAGAGCAGTCGGGCATCGTTGCCACCCCCTCCTATCGGTTGGATTGCTGTTTGATGACGGACGGCGCATCGGCCGTCATCGTGGCGACGGAGGAGCTGGCGAAAGAGTTCACCGACAAACCGGTTCGGGTGACGGGGCTGGGAAACGGCACCGACTGCATGCGCACCGGGGAGCGGCCGCGCCTGAAGGGTGGATTGATAAAGGAAAACCTGCTTCTCCCGCACGAAGAAAACGATCCGGAACGCGTCGCTTATTACGAGTCACTGGTGTACCCGGGACTGCATTCGTTCCGCGCCGGGCGCTGGGCGGCGAAGAAGGCGTACGAGATGGCGGGTATCCGCACCGATCCGTTGGAATACTTCGACTTGATCGAAATCCACGATGCCTTCGTCATCTCCGTCGTGCAGACGATGGAAGACCTGGGCATGGTGCCGTATGGCCATGCCTGCCACTTGTTCAACGAACTGCCGCTCACCGATGGCAGGGTCCCGATCAACCCGAAGATCGGCGGTGAACGCGGGCTTTATGTGAACCCGTCGGGCGGGTTGATCGGGCAGATGCACGGCGTCGGTGCCACCGGCAACGTGCAGGCGGTGGATGTGCTCTGGCAGATGCAGGGAAAAATAAAAGAAAAATACGGACACGCGGAGGCACAGGTGCCGGACGTGAAGCGCGCGTTGTTTCACAGTCACGCGGGAACGGGAAGCGATATCACGGTGACGACCGTGGAGAAAGGGTGGTGA